Proteins found in one Syngnathus acus chromosome 9, fSynAcu1.2, whole genome shotgun sequence genomic segment:
- the cds1 gene encoding phosphatidate cytidylyltransferase 2, with protein sequence MTELRRRGGGGEDPDSTDNLSDKEAEGEDDRLVGMQGDMEGECDVDTKADAVDVPASTADTDNTPQCLNKALEGLAPRWKNYWIRGVLSLAMISFFFLIIYLGPIALILIVMTVQIKCFQEIITIGYKVYRSYDLPWFRTLSWYFLVCVNYFFYGETLAEYFGALVQREEPLQFLSRYHRFISFALYLAGFCMFVLSLVKKHYRLQFYMFAWTHVTLLIVVTQSHLVIQNLFEGMIWFIVPISIVICNDIGAYLFGFFFGRTPLIKLSPKKTWEGFIGGYFSTVIFGFVLSSLLSQFQYFVCPVGLSSESGSLFTVECEPSDLFVLRRYNLPALVRSVLPWETVTLYPFQIHSIFLSSFASLIGPFGGFFASGFKRAFKIKDFASTIPGHGGIMDRFDCQYLMATFTHVYIASFIRGPNPSKVLQQLLMLQPEQQLSIFNTLTSHLKDRGLLPPAA encoded by the exons GAGGCCGAAGGCGAGGATGACAGGCTGGTGGGCATGCAGGGCGACATGGAGGGCGAGTGCGACGTGGACACCAAAGCGGACGCCGTGGATGTGCCTGCGTCCACGGCAGACACAGACAACACGCCACAGTGTCTCAACAAGGCTCTGGAGGGACTGGCGCCGAG ATGGAAGAACTACTGGATCCGCGGAGTTTTGTCTCTCGCCATGAtttccttcttcttcctcatcaTCTACCTGGGACCAATTGCTCTCATCTTGATT GTGATGACGGTGCAAATCAAGTGTTTCCAGGAAATCATTACAATCGGCTACAAGGTCTATCGCTCGTATGACCTGCCCTGGTTCAGGACACTCAGCTG GTACTTCCTGGTGTGCGTCAACTACTTCTTCTATGGCGAGACGCTGGCCGAGTACTTTGGCGCGCTGGTGCAGAGAGAGGAGCCCCTGCAGTTCCTGTCTCGTTACCATAGGTTTATCTCCTTTGCCTTGTACCTGGCAG gTTTCTGCATGTTTGTGCTGAGTTTAGTGAAGAAACATTACCGCCTGCAGTTTTACATG TTTGCGTGGACCCATGTGACGCTGTTGATTGTGGTGACTCAGTCGCACCTAGTCATTCAGAATCTGTTTGAAGGAATGATCTG gTTCATCGTGCCCATCTCCATTGTGATCTGCAATGACATCGGCGCCTACCTGTTTGGCTTCTTCTTTGGACGCACGCCGCTCATCAAG ctcTCACCCAAGAAGACCTGGGAGGGCTTTATCGGCGGTTACTTCTCCACCGTGATCTTTGGATTCGTT TTGTCGTCGCTGCTGTCCCAGTTCCAGTACTTTGTGTGTCCGGTGGGCCTGAGTAGCGAGAGTGGCAGCTTGTTCACGGTGGAATGCGAGCCGTCCGACTTGTTTGTGCTGCGGCGGTACAACCTGCCGGCGCTGGTCCGCAGTGTGCTGCCGTGG GAAACCGTGACGCTGTACCCGTTCCAGATCCACAGCATTTTCTTGTCGTCATTTGCGTCGCTCATCGGCCCTTTCGGCGGATTTTTCGCCAGTGGCTTCAAGCGAGCCTTCAAGATCAAA GATTTTGCCAGCACCATCCCGGGACACGGAGGGATCATGGACCGTTTCGACTGTCAGTACCTGATGGCTACCTTCACCCACGTCTACATAGCCAGCTTCATCAG GGGTCCCAATCCCAGCAAAGTCCTGCAGCAGCTGCTCATGCTGCAGCCGGAACAGCAACTTAGCATCTTCAACACACTGACCTCGCACCTGAAGGACCGAGGGCTGCTGCCCCCCGCGGCATGA
- the tmem175 gene encoding endosomal/lysosomal potassium channel TMEM175 isoform X1 yields MSQHEGDDHAAEEEQHVGEDAEGERHASAMSTESLLAASDDVEEAHGGTQSSHRLLAYSDALLSIIATVMILPVAHTKMQGDEELDENLQLLLSTKLAVYLMTFLIVTVAWAAHIRLFQVIVRIDDTLALLNLVCGLMWTLCLKFLLQARYDIAVPSVSFLFGVSGVHDADHPAAVHSQSHCRHLLRNHIANDITAEFFSCLQFSLMATFPSHILGILLFCGCVMVIGLIQSVIVLYAFGRPFLLQDQIQACEDRTVCRHHILKVLLRVPVMCLLAAVCSFFCYQLSYVLLALVIFLPYISQGVLWCRDKLLGPAEEDPEQVMFYTFLPSEPLSKERVEAFSDGVYAIVATLLILDICEDNVPEPATVRQRFNDSLVAALRPYGSDYLAYLGSFATVGLLWFAHHSLFLHVAQATRLMGLLNTMSLAFVGGLPLAFRLTHELPHAASRDERRAVQAACVLVFGAGAFQLATWVAALQGSGQRTLRPAVRYGGPEHVFMLAKLTLYPAVALTAFLLTCALSRFSATIFHLMEIATPLAFLLLRLTVRVVLALFRRLFGPQRRQTQNGEENICSGVPFNPLLIG; encoded by the exons ATGAGCCAACACGAAGGTGACGACCACGCGGCGGAAGAGGAGCAACACGTCGGGGAGGACGCGGAAGGGGAGCGGCACGCCTCTGCCATGTCCACAGAGAGCCTCCTGGCCGCCTCGGACGATGTCGAAGAGGCTCACGGCGGCACGCAGTCCTCGCACCGGCTGCTGGCCTACAGCGACGCGCTCCTCTCCATCATCGCTACCGTCATG ATTCTTCCTGTGGCCCACACCAAGATGCAGGGCGATGAG GAGCTGGATGAAAACCTTCAGCTTCTGCTAAGCACCAAGTTGGCCGTCTATCTGATGACCTTCCTCATTGTAACTGTGGCCTGGGCGGCGCACATCAG GTTATTCCAAGTGATCGTGCGGATCGATGACACTCTGGCCTTGCTCAACCTTGTATGTGGACTAATGTGGACTTTGTGCCTGAAGTTCCTTTTACAAGCCCGATATGATATTGCTGTCCCTTCTGTGTCGTTCCTGTTTGGGGTTTCAGGCGTGCATGATGCTGATCACCCTGCTGCCGTACACAGTCAGTCTCATTGCCGCCATCTGTTGAGAAACCACATCGCCAATGACATCACCGCAGAGTTTTTCTCGTGCTTGCAGTTTTCGCTGATGGCGACCTTTCCCTCGCACATTCTTGGAATTCTTCTTTTCTGCGGCTGCGTGATGGTCATCGGTCTCATTCAG TCGGTGATCGTCTTGTACGCCTTCGGTCGTCCGTTCCTGCTCCAGGATCAGATCCAAGCGTGTGAGGACCGCACCGTGTGCCGACATCACATCCTTAAAGTCCTCCTGAGGGTTCCTGTCATGTGCCTCCTGGCTGCAGTTTGCTCCTTCTTCTGCTACCAGCTG TCGTACGTGTTGCTTGCTCTTGTCATCTTCCTTCCGTACATCTCCCAGGGCGTCCTGTGGTGTCGGGACAAACTTCTCG GTCCCGCGGAGGAGGATCCGGAGCAGGTGATGTTTTACACCTTCCTGCCCAGCGAGCCGCTGAGTAAAGAGCGTGTGGAGGCCTTCAGTGACGGCGTCTACGCCATTGTGGCCACGCTGCTCATCCTGGACATTTG cgaGGACAACGTCCCCGAACCGGCCACGGTGCGGCAGCGCTTCAATGACAGCCTGGTGGCGGCGCTGCGCCCGTACGGGTCCGACTACCTGGCTTACCTGGGCTCCTTCGCCACCGTGGGCCTGCTCTGGTTCGCGCACCACTCACTGTTCCTGCACGTGGCCCAGGCCACGCGCCTGATGGGCCTCCTCAACACCATGTCCCTGGCTTTTGTCGGGGGCCTGCCGCTGGCCTTTCGGCTCACCCACGAGCTGCCTCATGCCGCCTCGCGTGACGAGCGGCGCGCCGTACAAGCCGCCTGCGTCCTTGTCTTTGGCGCCGGTGCGTTCCAGCTGGCCACCTGGGTAGCGGCGCTGCAGGGCAGCGGGCAACGGACGCTGAGGCCGGCGGTGCGCTATGGCGGCCCCGAGCACGTCTTTATGCTGGCCAAGCTGACGCTGTACCCGGCCGTGGCCCTCACCGCCTTCCTGCTCACGTGCGCACTGAGCCGCTTCAGTGCCACCATCTTTCACCTGATGGAGATTGCCACGCCGCTCGCCTTCCTGCTGCTCAGGTTGACGGTGAGAGTCGTCCTGGCCCTGTTCAGACGCCTGTTTGGTCCGCAAAGGAGACAAACGCAAAACGGCGAGGAAAACATTTGCTCCGGGGTTCCGTTCAACCCGCTGCTAATCGGCTGA
- the tmem175 gene encoding endosomal/lysosomal potassium channel TMEM175 isoform X2 translates to MSQHEGDDHAAEEEQHVGEDAEGERHASAMSTESLLAASDDVEEAHGGTQSSHRLLAYSDALLSIIATVMILPVAHTKMQGDEELDENLQLLLSTKLAVYLMTFLIVTVAWAAHIRLFQVIVRIDDTLALLNLACMMLITLLPYTFSLMATFPSHILGILLFCGCVMVIGLIQSVIVLYAFGRPFLLQDQIQACEDRTVCRHHILKVLLRVPVMCLLAAVCSFFCYQLSYVLLALVIFLPYISQGVLWCRDKLLGPAEEDPEQVMFYTFLPSEPLSKERVEAFSDGVYAIVATLLILDICEDNVPEPATVRQRFNDSLVAALRPYGSDYLAYLGSFATVGLLWFAHHSLFLHVAQATRLMGLLNTMSLAFVGGLPLAFRLTHELPHAASRDERRAVQAACVLVFGAGAFQLATWVAALQGSGQRTLRPAVRYGGPEHVFMLAKLTLYPAVALTAFLLTCALSRFSATIFHLMEIATPLAFLLLRLTVRVVLALFRRLFGPQRRQTQNGEENICSGVPFNPLLIG, encoded by the exons ATGAGCCAACACGAAGGTGACGACCACGCGGCGGAAGAGGAGCAACACGTCGGGGAGGACGCGGAAGGGGAGCGGCACGCCTCTGCCATGTCCACAGAGAGCCTCCTGGCCGCCTCGGACGATGTCGAAGAGGCTCACGGCGGCACGCAGTCCTCGCACCGGCTGCTGGCCTACAGCGACGCGCTCCTCTCCATCATCGCTACCGTCATG ATTCTTCCTGTGGCCCACACCAAGATGCAGGGCGATGAG GAGCTGGATGAAAACCTTCAGCTTCTGCTAAGCACCAAGTTGGCCGTCTATCTGATGACCTTCCTCATTGTAACTGTGGCCTGGGCGGCGCACATCAG GTTATTCCAAGTGATCGTGCGGATCGATGACACTCTGGCCTTGCTCAACCTT GCGTGCATGATGCTGATCACCCTGCTGCCGTACACA TTTTCGCTGATGGCGACCTTTCCCTCGCACATTCTTGGAATTCTTCTTTTCTGCGGCTGCGTGATGGTCATCGGTCTCATTCAG TCGGTGATCGTCTTGTACGCCTTCGGTCGTCCGTTCCTGCTCCAGGATCAGATCCAAGCGTGTGAGGACCGCACCGTGTGCCGACATCACATCCTTAAAGTCCTCCTGAGGGTTCCTGTCATGTGCCTCCTGGCTGCAGTTTGCTCCTTCTTCTGCTACCAGCTG TCGTACGTGTTGCTTGCTCTTGTCATCTTCCTTCCGTACATCTCCCAGGGCGTCCTGTGGTGTCGGGACAAACTTCTCG GTCCCGCGGAGGAGGATCCGGAGCAGGTGATGTTTTACACCTTCCTGCCCAGCGAGCCGCTGAGTAAAGAGCGTGTGGAGGCCTTCAGTGACGGCGTCTACGCCATTGTGGCCACGCTGCTCATCCTGGACATTTG cgaGGACAACGTCCCCGAACCGGCCACGGTGCGGCAGCGCTTCAATGACAGCCTGGTGGCGGCGCTGCGCCCGTACGGGTCCGACTACCTGGCTTACCTGGGCTCCTTCGCCACCGTGGGCCTGCTCTGGTTCGCGCACCACTCACTGTTCCTGCACGTGGCCCAGGCCACGCGCCTGATGGGCCTCCTCAACACCATGTCCCTGGCTTTTGTCGGGGGCCTGCCGCTGGCCTTTCGGCTCACCCACGAGCTGCCTCATGCCGCCTCGCGTGACGAGCGGCGCGCCGTACAAGCCGCCTGCGTCCTTGTCTTTGGCGCCGGTGCGTTCCAGCTGGCCACCTGGGTAGCGGCGCTGCAGGGCAGCGGGCAACGGACGCTGAGGCCGGCGGTGCGCTATGGCGGCCCCGAGCACGTCTTTATGCTGGCCAAGCTGACGCTGTACCCGGCCGTGGCCCTCACCGCCTTCCTGCTCACGTGCGCACTGAGCCGCTTCAGTGCCACCATCTTTCACCTGATGGAGATTGCCACGCCGCTCGCCTTCCTGCTGCTCAGGTTGACGGTGAGAGTCGTCCTGGCCCTGTTCAGACGCCTGTTTGGTCCGCAAAGGAGACAAACGCAAAACGGCGAGGAAAACATTTGCTCCGGGGTTCCGTTCAACCCGCTGCTAATCGGCTGA
- the rasgef1ba gene encoding ras-GEF domain-containing family member 1B-A isoform X1: protein MARFLTEVLGCALPVREDNKSMPQTPHSAGGYKKNFYQAQEEAYSGLSDHDNNLESGSLDALIRHLLPTVDYYPDRTYIFTFLLSFRLFIHPYELMSKVCHLCVEQQRLGDPQADKIRLRKIAPKILQLLTEWTETFPYDFRDERTMRGLKELTHRLSTGDEIYRKATSQLSQGLIRRLAVLSQYEEALVKINAAAAERLGILKAKPQAAIHRDIMSICNDPFTLAQQLTHIELERLSYIGPEEFVQAFVQKAPVDNGKSLFSEHKAAANLEAYVDWFNRLSYLVATEICRPIKKKQRAQVVEFFIDVARECFNIGNFNSLMAIISGMNMSPVSRLKKTWSKVKTAKFDILERQMDPSGNFYNYRTALRGATQRSITANSSREKIVIPFFSLLIKDIYFLNESCANRLHNGHINFQKWWELAKQVSEFMSWKAVQCPFDKERKVLHYLLTAPVYTEDALCLASYESEGPDNNMDKDRWKSLRSTLLNRA from the exons ATGGCTAGGTTCCTGACCGAAGTCCTGGGATGTGCACTTCCTGTGCGGGAG gACAACAAGAGCATGCCTCAGACACCGCACAGCGCCGgaggctacaaaaaaaacttttaccaGGCCCAGGAGGAGGCCTATTCTGGACTCTCCGACCATGACAACAACCTGGAGTCCGGATCCTTGGACGCCCTCATACGGCATCTGCTCCCCACTGTTGACTATTATCCGGAT AGGACGTACATCTTCACATTCCTGCTGAGCTTTCGCCTCTTCATCCACCCGTATGAGCTCATGTCCAAAGTGTGCCACCTGTGCGTGGAACAGCAACGACTCGGCGACCCCCAAGCCGATAAG ATACGACTCCGAAAGATCGCTCCAAAGATCCTGCAGCTGTTAACGGAGTGGACGGAAACTTTCCCTTACGACTTCCGGGATGAGCGGACAATGCGTGGCTTGAAGGAGCTGACGCATCGGCTCTCCACTGGAGATGAG ATTTACAGGAAGGCGACAAGTCAGCTGAGCCAAGGCTTGATCCGGAGGCTGGCGGTTCTCAGCCAATACGAGGAAGCGCTGGTCAAGATCAACGCGGCGGCGGCCGAGCGTCTCGGCATCCTCAAGGCTAAACCCCAGGCCGCCATTCACAGGGACATCATGTCCATCTGCAACGACCCCTTCACCCTGGCCCAGCAGCTGACCCACATAGAACTG GAGAGACTCAGCTACATTGGCCCCGAGGAGTTTGTCCAGGCATTCGTCCAGAAAGCTCCGGTGGACAACGGCAAG AGCCTCTTTAGCGAGCACAAAGCGGCGGCCAACCTGGAGGCCTATGTGGACTGGTTCAACAGGCTCAGCTACCTGGTGGCCACCGAGATCTGCAGG CCCATAAAGAAGAAACAGCGAGCGCAGGTGGTGGAATTCTTCATCGATGTCGCACGCGAATGCTTCAACATTGGCAACTTCAACTCCCTCATGGCCATCATTT CCGGGATGAATATGAGTCCCGTGTCCCGCCTGAAGAAGACGTGGagcaaagtgaagacagcCAAGTTTGACATCCTGGAG CGCCAGATGGATCCTTCCGGCAACTTCTACAACTACAGGACGGCGCTGCGCGGCGCCACCCAGAGGTCCATCACGGCCaacagcagcagggagaag ATTGTCATCCCGTTCTTCAGCCTGCTCATCAAGGACATCTACTTCCTCAACGAAAGCTGCGCCAACCGGCTGCACAACGGACATATCAACTTCCAG AAATGGTGGGAGCTGGCCAAGCAGGTGAGCGAGTTCATGAGCTGGAAAGCTGTGCAGTGTCCCTTTGACAAGGAGCGCAAGGTTCTGCACTATCTGCTCACCGCGCCCGTCTACACCGAAGAcg CGTTGTGTCTGGCATCGTACGAGAGCGAAGGTCCCGACAACAACATGGACAAAGACAGATGGAAGTCGCTCAG ATCCACGCTGCTAAATCGAGCATAA
- the rasgef1ba gene encoding ras-GEF domain-containing family member 1B-A isoform X2: protein MPQTPHSAGGYKKNFYQAQEEAYSGLSDHDNNLESGSLDALIRHLLPTVDYYPDRTYIFTFLLSFRLFIHPYELMSKVCHLCVEQQRLGDPQADKIRLRKIAPKILQLLTEWTETFPYDFRDERTMRGLKELTHRLSTGDEIYRKATSQLSQGLIRRLAVLSQYEEALVKINAAAAERLGILKAKPQAAIHRDIMSICNDPFTLAQQLTHIELERLSYIGPEEFVQAFVQKAPVDNGKSLFSEHKAAANLEAYVDWFNRLSYLVATEICRPIKKKQRAQVVEFFIDVARECFNIGNFNSLMAIISGMNMSPVSRLKKTWSKVKTAKFDILERQMDPSGNFYNYRTALRGATQRSITANSSREKIVIPFFSLLIKDIYFLNESCANRLHNGHINFQKWWELAKQVSEFMSWKAVQCPFDKERKVLHYLLTAPVYTEDALCLASYESEGPDNNMDKDRWKSLRSTLLNRA, encoded by the exons ATGCCTCAGACACCGCACAGCGCCGgaggctacaaaaaaaacttttaccaGGCCCAGGAGGAGGCCTATTCTGGACTCTCCGACCATGACAACAACCTGGAGTCCGGATCCTTGGACGCCCTCATACGGCATCTGCTCCCCACTGTTGACTATTATCCGGAT AGGACGTACATCTTCACATTCCTGCTGAGCTTTCGCCTCTTCATCCACCCGTATGAGCTCATGTCCAAAGTGTGCCACCTGTGCGTGGAACAGCAACGACTCGGCGACCCCCAAGCCGATAAG ATACGACTCCGAAAGATCGCTCCAAAGATCCTGCAGCTGTTAACGGAGTGGACGGAAACTTTCCCTTACGACTTCCGGGATGAGCGGACAATGCGTGGCTTGAAGGAGCTGACGCATCGGCTCTCCACTGGAGATGAG ATTTACAGGAAGGCGACAAGTCAGCTGAGCCAAGGCTTGATCCGGAGGCTGGCGGTTCTCAGCCAATACGAGGAAGCGCTGGTCAAGATCAACGCGGCGGCGGCCGAGCGTCTCGGCATCCTCAAGGCTAAACCCCAGGCCGCCATTCACAGGGACATCATGTCCATCTGCAACGACCCCTTCACCCTGGCCCAGCAGCTGACCCACATAGAACTG GAGAGACTCAGCTACATTGGCCCCGAGGAGTTTGTCCAGGCATTCGTCCAGAAAGCTCCGGTGGACAACGGCAAG AGCCTCTTTAGCGAGCACAAAGCGGCGGCCAACCTGGAGGCCTATGTGGACTGGTTCAACAGGCTCAGCTACCTGGTGGCCACCGAGATCTGCAGG CCCATAAAGAAGAAACAGCGAGCGCAGGTGGTGGAATTCTTCATCGATGTCGCACGCGAATGCTTCAACATTGGCAACTTCAACTCCCTCATGGCCATCATTT CCGGGATGAATATGAGTCCCGTGTCCCGCCTGAAGAAGACGTGGagcaaagtgaagacagcCAAGTTTGACATCCTGGAG CGCCAGATGGATCCTTCCGGCAACTTCTACAACTACAGGACGGCGCTGCGCGGCGCCACCCAGAGGTCCATCACGGCCaacagcagcagggagaag ATTGTCATCCCGTTCTTCAGCCTGCTCATCAAGGACATCTACTTCCTCAACGAAAGCTGCGCCAACCGGCTGCACAACGGACATATCAACTTCCAG AAATGGTGGGAGCTGGCCAAGCAGGTGAGCGAGTTCATGAGCTGGAAAGCTGTGCAGTGTCCCTTTGACAAGGAGCGCAAGGTTCTGCACTATCTGCTCACCGCGCCCGTCTACACCGAAGAcg CGTTGTGTCTGGCATCGTACGAGAGCGAAGGTCCCGACAACAACATGGACAAAGACAGATGGAAGTCGCTCAG ATCCACGCTGCTAAATCGAGCATAA